From a region of the Asterias amurensis chromosome 2, ASM3211899v1 genome:
- the LOC139949282 gene encoding perlucin-like protein, producing MKTLVLLFAVAFYFLISSCNEGLICPSEWVLFGESCYKSVMEKMTFDDAVKTCTDMSGRLAVPTSFTDNQFIFEMVNKVVGLKGKVWVGCTDKKEEEKWVQLGEGGEECSFFNWYPGEPNSRDPDDDCAQMILPRNGSWYDGQCDGMCYVVCQRPAVAPTNPLLYCLQADTNGRFA from the coding sequence ATGAAGACCTTAGTTCTTCTGTTCGCAGTTGCCTTTTATTTCTTGATATCGAGCTGCAATGAAGGTTTGATCTGCCCCTCTGAGTGGGTACTATTTGGCGAGTCATGCTACAAGTCAGTGATGGAGAAAATGACTTTTGATGACGCAGTCAAAACCTGTACCGATATGAGCGGCCGCTTGGCGGTTCCTACGTCATTTACAGATAATCAGTTCATCTTTGAGATGGTTAATAAAGTCGTAGGCCTAAAAGGTAAGGTGTGGGTTGGCTGCACTGATAAGAAGGAAGAAGAGAAGTGGGTGCAGCTTGGAGAGGGAGGCGAAGAATGTAGTTTCTTCAACTGGTATCCAGGAGAACCCAATAGCCGTGACCCGGATGACGATTGTGCGCAGATGATTCTTCCTCGCAATGGCAGTTGGTATGACGGACAATGTGACGGGATGTGCTATGTAGTTTGTCAGCGCCCTGCCGTCGCACCCACCAACCCACTACTGTACTGCCTGCAAGCAGACACCAACGGCCGCTTCGCATGA
- the LOC139954479 gene encoding uncharacterized protein isoform X1, protein MSELENYTGIHAVGWRVVMELRTVAVLHRVMVVLLMCSSFVAIAYTEGCSDPRFNLIGESCLYLHVVAPYKYIYSDAVGICADVGGSVVVINTQRELDDVLTLMVAQGEREFVVWVGCKSPSGSQEFTCIDESVYYRGAADYGGFWKWQLGFPNPAPVTSTCVLFFQDKKDVADSAEYDADCELTLSPVMCEEGTQTEEKLSTTVVAKTSAALMTSPAAVATASSAVTMSSASLTTTSSETPSSVAVVTSSKFTTSSAEDTTASSTASAAVTTSTAAVTTASSKLAEVTTASSEFTTSLTTPSTASATSPAKVATSSAAKASVVERISTETTRFQPTMASETSVPSSIESPFAEPDTPNNRTCFLYGKSRVTPSRFTSSLMWHLKDDACPQNHVMRKISTAVNVALCASLCGTYESCQFINYYPEHAVCELIDTL, encoded by the exons ATGAGCGAGCTCGAAAATTATACCGG AATTCACGCAGTAGGTTGGAGGGTTGTAATGGAGTTGCGCACGGTTGCGGTGTTGCACCGAGTCATGGTAGTTCTACTTATGTGTTCATCATTTGTGGCCATTGCTTACACTGAAG GTTGCTCAGACCCGCGATTCAACTTGATCGGCGAGAGCTGCCTGTACCTACATGTCGTAGCTCCATACAAATACATCTACAGTGACGCCGTCGGTATCTGCGCTGATGTCGGAGGCAGTGTGGTGGTGATCAACACTCAACGGGAACTCGATGACGTGTTGACGCTCATGGTAGCCCAGGGGGAAAGGGAATTTGTTGTGTGGGTTGGCTGCAAATCACCGTCTGGATCGCAGGAGTTTACGTGTATAGATGAAAGTGTCTATTACAGAGGAGCGGCGGATTACGGGGGTTTCTGGA AATGGCAATTGGGTTTCCCGAATCCTGCTCCTGTTACGAGCACATGCGTTTTATTCTTTCAAGATAAGAAGGATGTAGCGGATTCCGCTGAGTACGATGCCGATTGTGAGTTGACACTGAGTCCCGTCATGTGTGAGGAGGGAACACAGACGGAAGAAAAGCTATCCACAACCGTAGTGGCGAAGACATCCGCTGCACTTATGACATCACCGGCTGCAGTTGCAACCGCATCGTCTGCAGTTACAATGTCATCGGCTTCATTGACAACTACGTCGTCTGAAACACCGTCATCAGTCGCAGTTGTGACGTCGTCTAAGTTTACAACGTCATCGGCTGAAGATACAACCGCGTCGTCTACAGCGTCAGCCGCAGTAACAACGTCAACGGCCGCAGTTACAACCGCGTCGTCTAAATTGGCTGAAGTTACGACCGCATCGTCTGAGTTTACAACGTCATTGACAACACCATCAACTGCAAGTGCAACGTCACCGGCTAAAGTTGCAACGTCATCAGCTGCGAAAGCATCGGTTGTAGAAAGGATATCGACTGAAACCACTCGGTTTCAACCGACAATGGCTTCGGAGACATCAGTGCCATCTTCAATAGAATCTCCGTTTGCCGAACCAG ACACGCCAAACAACCGCACATGCTTTCTTTACGGCAAGTCCAGAGTAACACCTTCTCGGTTTACGTCATCACTTATGTGGCACCTGAAGGATGACGCGTGCCCCCAGAACCACGTGATGCGCAAGATCAGTACAGCCGTCAACGTTGCCCTGTGTGCATCACTCTGCGGCACTTACGAAAGTTGTCAATTCATTAACTATTATCCGGAACATGCCGTATGTGAGTTAATTGACACACTGTGA
- the LOC139954479 gene encoding uncharacterized protein isoform X2, whose translation MELRTVAVLHRVMVVLLMCSSFVAIAYTEGCSDPRFNLIGESCLYLHVVAPYKYIYSDAVGICADVGGSVVVINTQRELDDVLTLMVAQGEREFVVWVGCKSPSGSQEFTCIDESVYYRGAADYGGFWKWQLGFPNPAPVTSTCVLFFQDKKDVADSAEYDADCELTLSPVMCEEGTQTEEKLSTTVVAKTSAALMTSPAAVATASSAVTMSSASLTTTSSETPSSVAVVTSSKFTTSSAEDTTASSTASAAVTTSTAAVTTASSKLAEVTTASSEFTTSLTTPSTASATSPAKVATSSAAKASVVERISTETTRFQPTMASETSVPSSIESPFAEPDTPNNRTCFLYGKSRVTPSRFTSSLMWHLKDDACPQNHVMRKISTAVNVALCASLCGTYESCQFINYYPEHAVCELIDTL comes from the exons ATGGAGTTGCGCACGGTTGCGGTGTTGCACCGAGTCATGGTAGTTCTACTTATGTGTTCATCATTTGTGGCCATTGCTTACACTGAAG GTTGCTCAGACCCGCGATTCAACTTGATCGGCGAGAGCTGCCTGTACCTACATGTCGTAGCTCCATACAAATACATCTACAGTGACGCCGTCGGTATCTGCGCTGATGTCGGAGGCAGTGTGGTGGTGATCAACACTCAACGGGAACTCGATGACGTGTTGACGCTCATGGTAGCCCAGGGGGAAAGGGAATTTGTTGTGTGGGTTGGCTGCAAATCACCGTCTGGATCGCAGGAGTTTACGTGTATAGATGAAAGTGTCTATTACAGAGGAGCGGCGGATTACGGGGGTTTCTGGA AATGGCAATTGGGTTTCCCGAATCCTGCTCCTGTTACGAGCACATGCGTTTTATTCTTTCAAGATAAGAAGGATGTAGCGGATTCCGCTGAGTACGATGCCGATTGTGAGTTGACACTGAGTCCCGTCATGTGTGAGGAGGGAACACAGACGGAAGAAAAGCTATCCACAACCGTAGTGGCGAAGACATCCGCTGCACTTATGACATCACCGGCTGCAGTTGCAACCGCATCGTCTGCAGTTACAATGTCATCGGCTTCATTGACAACTACGTCGTCTGAAACACCGTCATCAGTCGCAGTTGTGACGTCGTCTAAGTTTACAACGTCATCGGCTGAAGATACAACCGCGTCGTCTACAGCGTCAGCCGCAGTAACAACGTCAACGGCCGCAGTTACAACCGCGTCGTCTAAATTGGCTGAAGTTACGACCGCATCGTCTGAGTTTACAACGTCATTGACAACACCATCAACTGCAAGTGCAACGTCACCGGCTAAAGTTGCAACGTCATCAGCTGCGAAAGCATCGGTTGTAGAAAGGATATCGACTGAAACCACTCGGTTTCAACCGACAATGGCTTCGGAGACATCAGTGCCATCTTCAATAGAATCTCCGTTTGCCGAACCAG ACACGCCAAACAACCGCACATGCTTTCTTTACGGCAAGTCCAGAGTAACACCTTCTCGGTTTACGTCATCACTTATGTGGCACCTGAAGGATGACGCGTGCCCCCAGAACCACGTGATGCGCAAGATCAGTACAGCCGTCAACGTTGCCCTGTGTGCATCACTCTGCGGCACTTACGAAAGTTGTCAATTCATTAACTATTATCCGGAACATGCCGTATGTGAGTTAATTGACACACTGTGA
- the LOC139949275 gene encoding perlucin-like protein yields MKTLVLLFAVAFYFVVSSCNEGLICPSEWVLFGESCYKSVMEKMTFDDAVKTCTDMSGRLAVPTSLKGNQFIFEMVNKVVGLKGKVWVGCTDREEEDKWVQLGEGGEECSFFNWSPGEPNSRDPDEDCAQMVLFQNGSWYDGDCDGMCYVVCQRPAVAQTNPQLYCLQADTNGRFA; encoded by the coding sequence ATGAAGACCTTAGTTCTACTGTTCGCAGTTGCCTTTTATTTCGTGGTATCGAGCTGCAATGAAGGTTTGATCTGCCCCTCTGAGTGGGTATTATTTGGCGAGTCATGCTACAAGTCAGTGATGGAGAAAATGACTTTTGATGACGCAGTCAAAACCTGTACCGATATGAGCGGCCGCTTGGCAGTTCCTACGTCACTCAAGGGGAATCAGTTTATCTTTGAGATGGTTAATAAAGTCGTAGGCCTAAAAGGTAAGGTGTGGGTTGGCTGCACTGATAGGGAGGAAGAAGACAAGTGGGTGCAGCTTGGAGAGGGAGGCGAAGAATGTAGTTTCTTCAACTGGTCTCCAGGAGAGCCCAATAGCCGTGACCCGGATGAAGATTGTGCACAGAtggttctttttcaaaatggcagTTGGTATGACGGAGACTGTGACGGGATGTGCTATGTAGTTTGTCAGCGCCCTGCCGTCGCACAAACCAACCCGCAACTGTACTGCCTGCAAGCAGACACCAACGGCCGCTTCGCATGA
- the LOC139949257 gene encoding snaclec 5-like, translating to MKTLVLLFAVAFYFVVSSCNERLICPSEWVLFGESCYKSVMKEMTFQDAVKTCTDMSGGLVVSTSLTENQYIFEMFSKVVGLRGKVWVGCTEKKEEEKWVQLGEGGEECSFFNWYPGEPNQEPEDCAQMVLFLNGSWYDGDCDGMCYVVCQRPAVAPTNPLLYCLQADTNGRFA from the coding sequence ATGAAGACCTTAGTTCTACTGTTCGCAGTTGCCTTTTATTTCGTGGTATCGAGCTGCAATGAAAGGTTGATCTGCCCCTCTGAGTGGGTATTATTTGGCGAGTCATGCTACAAGTCAGTGATGAAGGAAATGACTTTTCAAGACGCGGTCAAAACCTGTACCGATATGAGCGGAGGCTTGGTAGTTTCTACGTCACTAACAGAGAATCAGTATATCTTTGAGATGTTCAGTAAAGTCGTAGGCCTAAGAGGTAAGGTCTGGGTTGGCTGCACTGAAAAGAAGGAAGAAGAGAAGTGGGTGCAGCTTGGGGAGGGAGGCGAAGAATGTAGTTTCTTCAACTGGTATCCAGGAGAGCCCAATCAAGAGCCTGAAGATTGTGCGCAGATGGTTCTTTTTCTCAATGGAAGTTGGTATGACGGAGACTGTGACGGGATGTGCTATGTAGTTTGTCAGCGCCCTGCCGTCGCACCAACCAACCCGCTCCTGTACTGCCTGCAGGCAGACACCAACGGCCGCTTCGCATGA
- the LOC139949267 gene encoding snaclec 5-like, with product MKTLVLLFAVAFYFVVSSCNEGLICSSEWVLFGESCYKSVMEKMTFDDAVITCTDMSGGLAVPTSLNGNQFIWEMVSKVVGLQGTVWVGCTDKKEEEKWMQPGEGGEECSFFNWYPGEPNNPSEHYAEMVLFHSGSWYDGRGDRMSYVVCQRPAVTPTNPLLYCLQAGTKGRFT from the coding sequence ATGAAGACCTTAGTTCTTCTGTTCGCAGTTGCCTTTTATTTCGTGGTATCGAGCTGCAATGAAGGTTTGATCTGCTCCTCTGAGTGGGTATTATTTGGCGAGTCATGCTACAAGTCAGTGATGGAGAAAATGACTTTTGATGACGCAGTCATAACCTGTACCGATATGAGCGGAGGCTTGGCAGTTCCTACGTCACTCAATGGGAATCAGTTTATCTGGGAGATGGTCAGTAAAGTCGTAGGCCTGCAAGGTACAGTCTGGGTTGGCTGCACTGATAAGAAGGAAGAAGAGAAGTGGATGCAGCCCGGAGAGGGAGGCGAAGAATGTAGTTTCTTCAACTGGTATCCAGGAGAGCCCAATAACCCAAGTGAACATTATGCGGAGATGGTTCTTTTTCATAGTGGCAGTTGGTATGATGGGCGTGGTGACAGGATGAGCTATGTAGTTTGTCAGCGCCCTGCCGTCACACCAACCAACCCGCTACTGTACTGCCTGCAAGCAGGCACTAAAGGCCGCTTCACTTGA